The Diaphorobacter ruginosibacter genome contains a region encoding:
- a CDS encoding YraN family protein, with product MQAEDRALAHLRHAGLRLVARNYRTPGRGGGEIDLVMRERDGTLVFVEVRSRGRTDYGGAGASIGLAKRRRIVLAARHFLAALASPPPCRFDVVLFEPELQWLRAAFDAAD from the coding sequence ATGCAGGCCGAAGACCGGGCGCTGGCCCATCTGCGGCACGCCGGCCTGCGGCTCGTTGCCCGCAATTATCGAACCCCCGGGCGGGGTGGCGGTGAAATCGACCTCGTCATGCGCGAGCGCGACGGAACCCTGGTGTTCGTCGAGGTGCGCAGCCGGGGAAGAACGGATTATGGCGGTGCGGGCGCCAGCATCGGCCTGGCCAAGCGTCGGCGCATTGTCCTGGCGGCCCGGCATTTCCTTGCCGCGCTCGCGAGCCCGCCGCCCTGCCGCTTCGACGTGGTGCTTTTCGAGCCGGAACTGCAATGGCTTCGGGCCGCCTTCGATGCCGCGGACTGA